tttacatttttaaaatacgtTAGTTATAATTAAGCTAATCAAAGAAATCCAGTGCAAAagtaatgtatttatttctgttttgttgtacTTCCCTTAGGGGATCATGGACATCGAAGCATATTTTGAAAGAATCGGTTATAAGAACTCTAGGAAGAAATTGGACTTGGAAACATTAACTGATATTCTTCAGCACCAAATCCGAACCATTCCCTTTGAGAACCTTGACATCCATTGTGGGGAAGCCATGGAATTGGGCTTGGAGCCCATTTTTGATCAAGTTGTAAGGAAGAACCGTGGTGGGTGGTGTCTCCAGGTCAATCATCTTCTGTACTGGGCTCTGACCACAATCGGTTTTGAGACCACAATGTTAGGAGGGTATGTTTACAGTACTCCAGCCAGCAAATATAGCAAGGCTATGATTCACCTTCTGCTGAAAGTGACTACTGATGGCAGGAATTACATAGTAGATGCTGGGTTTGGACGCTCTTACCAGATGTGGCAGCCTCTGGAGTTAATTTCTGGGAAGGATCAGCCTCAGGTGCCTTGCATCTTCCACTTGACAGAAGACAAAGGAATCTGGTACTTGGaccaaatcagaagagaccagtACATTCCAAACCAAGAGTTTCTTAATTCTGATCTCctagaaaagaataaataccGAAAAATATACTCCTTTACTCTTGAACCTCGAACAATTGAAGATTTTGAGTCTGTGAATACATACCTTCAGATGTCTCCAACATCTGTGTTTACAAACAAGTCATTCTGTTCCTTGCAGACCTCTGAAGGGGTTCACTGTTTAGTGGGCTGCACCCTTACCTATAGGAAATTCAATTTTAAGGACAATATGGATTTGATAGAGTTTAAAATACTGAatgaggaagaagtagaaaaagagctgaaaaatatatttaatatttccttgGAGAGAAAGCTTGTGCCCAAACATGGTGATCAATTTTTTACCATTTAGTATAAGGAGCAAAAATGGTCCTCAGTATTACTTCATGTActgaaactttttattataaaaaattttaatcatagagataataaaatagtaaatgtcTGTATCACCCAATTTATCAATTATCAGCTACCATATTTCCCCAATACTCACACATTATACTGAGGAAAATTTTACCCTTAAAAATGTCAGCATTtaacattacaaagctgtagtcatcaagacagtatggtactggcaaaaaaagacacatagatcaatggaacagaatagagagcccagaaatggatccacgactatatagtcaactaatcttcaatagagcaggaaagaacatccaatggaaaaaaagacagtcccctcaacaaatggtgttgggaaaactggacagccacatgcacaaaatgaaactggaccactttcttagaccatacacaaaaaataaattcaaaagacctaaatgtgagacaggaaaccatccaaatcctagaggaaaacacaggcagaaacctctttgacctcagctgcagcaagttcttactagacacgttaccagaggcaagggaaacaaaagcaaaaataaacaattgggacttcatcaaaataaaaagcttctgcacagtgaaggagacaataaaactaaaaggcagctcatggaatgggagaagatatttgcaaacgacatatcagataagggttaataccaaagtctataaagaatttatcaaacttaacaccccccaaaacaaataatctggtTAAGAAATATgtggaagacatgaatagacacttctccaaagaagacatacaaatggctaacagacacatgaaaaaatgctcaacatcactcatcatcagggaaataaaaatcaaaactacagtgtgTTATCACCTCacttatcagaatggctaaaattaacaacaaagaaaaaacgGGTGTTGGTGAGgctatggagaaaggggaaccctcttgcactgttggtgggaatgaaaactggtgtagccacgctggggaacagtttggaggttcctcaaaaagttaaaaatagaactccctaCAATTCAGCAATctcactcttaggtatttaccaaaaagatacaaaaatacagattctaaggtggtacatgcaccccaatgtttatagcaacattatcaacaatagccaaactatggagagagcccacatgtccaacaactgatgaatggatatagaagaggtgagatatatatatatatatatatatatatatatatatatatatatatatatatatggactattagccatcagaaagaatgaactcttgccatttgcagtgatgtagatggactagagtgtattatgccacatgaaataagtcagagaaagaaaaataccatatggtctcactcatatgtggaatttaagaaagaaaacagatgaacatatgggatatgggaaaagaataaaaggggagagggaaacaagctataagtgactcttaacaatagagaacaaactgagggttgatggagggaggtgggtggtggatggGCCAGATGGATGATGGGTAATAAAGAAGGCACTTGTTgagggcagctcagtcagttgtctgccttcaactcaggtcatgaatccatggtcctgggatcaaaccccacaatgagctccctgctcagtgg
The sequence above is a segment of the Zalophus californianus isolate mZalCal1 chromosome 2, mZalCal1.pri.v2, whole genome shotgun sequence genome. Coding sequences within it:
- the LOC113924821 gene encoding arylamine N-acetyltransferase 1, whose protein sequence is MDIEAYFERIGYKNSRKKLDLETLTDILQHQIRTIPFENLDIHCGEAMELGLEPIFDQVVRKNRGGWCLQVNHLLYWALTTIGFETTMLGGYVYSTPASKYSKAMIHLLLKVTTDGRNYIVDAGFGRSYQMWQPLELISGKDQPQVPCIFHLTEDKGIWYLDQIRRDQYIPNQEFLNSDLLEKNKYRKIYSFTLEPRTIEDFESVNTYLQMSPTSVFTNKSFCSLQTSEGVHCLVGCTLTYRKFNFKDNMDLIEFKILNEEEVEKELKNIFNISLERKLVPKHGDQFFTI